One Danio aesculapii chromosome 22, fDanAes4.1, whole genome shotgun sequence genomic window carries:
- the c22h1orf53 gene encoding uncharacterized protein C1orf53 homolog: protein MLLLGSGRLLRLTHFRTNIIMPNDLFNKKTARSHCSARESESNSNCDDKNTSASHETITDEDRIIYELHQDACKNEKRTYIDPVTGYNVFTEFAHRKRGRCCGSACRHCPYGQINVEDPAKKKTFNSLFYV, encoded by the exons ATGTTGCTGCTTGGTTCAGGTAGACTTTTAAGGTTAACACATTTTCGAACGAATATAATAATGCCAAACGACTTGTTTAATAAGAAAACGGCGCGTTCACATTGCAGTGCACGCGAGAGTGAATCGAATTCGAATTGTGACGATAAAAACACAAGCGCGTCACACGAAACTATTACAGATGAAGACAGAATCATTTATGAGCTCCATCAGGACGCTTGTAAG AATGAGAAAAGGACATATATTGACCCTGTAACTGGATACAATGTGTTCACTGAGTTTGCACACAGAAAACGAGGAAGATGCTGTGGGAGTGCTTGCAGACAT tgtcCATACGGGCAAATTAACGTGGAGGATCCTGCTAAGAAGAAAACCTTCAACTCTTTGTTTTATGTATAG